A section of the Humulus lupulus chromosome 2, drHumLupu1.1, whole genome shotgun sequence genome encodes:
- the LOC133818008 gene encoding transcription factor PRE6-like codes for MSSRRSRQSGSSRISDDQILELVSKLRQLVPEIRNRPSGKVSASKVLQETCNYIRNLNREVDDLSDRLSQLLATIDADSAEAAIIRSLVTQ; via the exons ATGTCTAGCAGAAGGTCGAGGCAATCGGGGTCTTCTAGGATCTCAGATGACCAAATACTTGAACTGGTTTCCAAGTTACGCCAACTCGTTCCTGAGATTCGGAATAGGCCCTCCGGCAAG GTATCAGCATCGAAGGTCCTACAAGAGACCTGCAACTACATCAGGAACTTAAACAGAGAAGTGGACGACCTAAGTGACCGTCTGTCCCAGCTGTTGGCTACCATTGACGCTGATAGCGCCGAGGCAGCAATTATTAGGAGCCTAGTCACGCAATAG
- the LOC133818009 gene encoding binding partner of ACD11 1 isoform X1 has protein sequence MHTGGYTAEVTCLSPNATEKDVYDFFSHCGAIEHVEIIRSGEYACTAYVTFRDAYALETAVLLSGATILDQLVHISAWGTYGEESDQWNNSSWNPDGHSSSTQVYCTNQFVSSPSEAITVAQEVVKTMLAKGYVLGKDAIIKAKALDESHHVSATAAAKVAEISNRIGLTDTIYASMETVKTVDQKFHVSDITKSAAFVTGTAAVTAASVTGRAAMAAGSVVVNSTYFSKGALWVSDVLNRAAKAASELGSNGAK, from the exons ATGCACACTGGTGGTTACACAGCAGAAGTTACATGCTTATCTCCTAATGCAACTGAGAAGGATGTTTATGATTTCTTCTCTCATTGTGGTGCAATTGAGCATGTTGAAATCATCAG ATCTGGTGAATATGCATGTACCGCATATGTAACATTCAGAGATGCTTATGCTCTTGAAACGGCTGTATTGCTCAGT GGTGCTACAATATTAGACCAACTCGTACACATATCAGCTTGGGGAACTTATGGAGAGGAATCTGATCAGTGGAACAATTCTTCATGGAACCCTGATGGACATTCTAGCTCAACG CAGGTTTACTGTACAAATCAATTTGTTTCTTCCCCTAGCGAAGCTATAACGGTGGCTCAAGAAGTTGTCAAAACCATGCTAGCTAAAGGTTATGTATTAGGTAAAGATGCAATAATCAAGGCCAAAGCTTTGGACGAGTCTCATCACGTTTCAGCTACTGCAGCAGCCAAAGTTGCTGAGATTAGCAATAGAATCGGGCTGACAGACACAATTTATGCAAGCATGGAAACTGTTAAAACCGTAGATCAGAAATTTCATGTTTCGGACATAACCAAGTCAGCTGCTTTTGTTACTGGGACAGCAGCTGTAACAGCTGCATCAGTAACTGGAAGAGCTGCCATGGCAGCTGGTAGTGTTGTAGTCAACAGCACCTACTTTTCCAAGGGAGCTCTTTGGGTTTCAGACGTGTTGAATCGCGCTGCTAAAGCTGCGTCTGAATTAGGAAGTAACGGTGCTAAGTAA
- the LOC133818009 gene encoding binding partner of ACD11 1 isoform X2 produces the protein MHTGGYTAEVTCLSPNATEKDVYDFFSHCGAIEHVEIIRSGEYACTAYVTFRDAYALETAVLLSGATILDQLVHISAWGTYGEESDQWNNSSWNPDGHSSSTVYCTNQFVSSPSEAITVAQEVVKTMLAKGYVLGKDAIIKAKALDESHHVSATAAAKVAEISNRIGLTDTIYASMETVKTVDQKFHVSDITKSAAFVTGTAAVTAASVTGRAAMAAGSVVVNSTYFSKGALWVSDVLNRAAKAASELGSNGAK, from the exons ATGCACACTGGTGGTTACACAGCAGAAGTTACATGCTTATCTCCTAATGCAACTGAGAAGGATGTTTATGATTTCTTCTCTCATTGTGGTGCAATTGAGCATGTTGAAATCATCAG ATCTGGTGAATATGCATGTACCGCATATGTAACATTCAGAGATGCTTATGCTCTTGAAACGGCTGTATTGCTCAGT GGTGCTACAATATTAGACCAACTCGTACACATATCAGCTTGGGGAACTTATGGAGAGGAATCTGATCAGTGGAACAATTCTTCATGGAACCCTGATGGACATTCTAGCTCAACG GTTTACTGTACAAATCAATTTGTTTCTTCCCCTAGCGAAGCTATAACGGTGGCTCAAGAAGTTGTCAAAACCATGCTAGCTAAAGGTTATGTATTAGGTAAAGATGCAATAATCAAGGCCAAAGCTTTGGACGAGTCTCATCACGTTTCAGCTACTGCAGCAGCCAAAGTTGCTGAGATTAGCAATAGAATCGGGCTGACAGACACAATTTATGCAAGCATGGAAACTGTTAAAACCGTAGATCAGAAATTTCATGTTTCGGACATAACCAAGTCAGCTGCTTTTGTTACTGGGACAGCAGCTGTAACAGCTGCATCAGTAACTGGAAGAGCTGCCATGGCAGCTGGTAGTGTTGTAGTCAACAGCACCTACTTTTCCAAGGGAGCTCTTTGGGTTTCAGACGTGTTGAATCGCGCTGCTAAAGCTGCGTCTGAATTAGGAAGTAACGGTGCTAAGTAA
- the LOC133818010 gene encoding uncharacterized protein At5g39865-like, producing the protein MGCASSKQKRCRNCQGPYSPVPRSYSMHVHHPPEKKGDSYHLVALTSSTLGSIMLESAFQNDNNHNHDDRDRDHKVTCNGFDHKNDNLNSKDFAVGLVEAKTWSNMINEKIPKVVPKTPIRTPPGEPETINAWELMEGLEDISPFRSPIHVRSFSFDIVRDPNPMPTSPLNRPKSRFQENNVSASPKPMWLHLSNKEDLNSNSNSGVTEFDPEIISSFRKSLEELSPDHEKHLGTAGNDLSMDTEMENDTFEDKKWPSYDKVKEKLILYFTSLRGVRKTYEDCCNVRVILKSLGVRVDERDVSMHSGFKDELKELLKDGFHGGGLPRVFMGNKYIGGADEIRRLNEDGQLEKLLECCEKIDDDCGDGGGACEACGDVRFVPCETCSGSCKIYYEAEEEEQQEQEDYGFQRCPDCNENGLVRCPICCD; encoded by the coding sequence ATGGGTTGCGCAAGCTCTAAGCAAAAGCGATGCCGGAACTGCCAGGGCCCTTATTCACCGGTGCCGCGAAGTTACTCAATGCACGTCCACCACCCGCCGGAGAAGAAAGGCGACAGCTATCATTTGGTCGCCCTTACCTCCTCCACCTTGGGCTCTATCATGCTCGAATCCGCCTTTCAAAACGACAACAACCACAACCATGACGACCGTGACCGCGACCACAAGGTAACCTGTAATGGGTTCGATCATAAAAATGATAATCTCAATAGCAAAGACTTTGCAGTCGGACTTGTTGAGGCCAAGACTTGGTCTAATATGATAAACGAAAAAATCCCAAAAGTGGTTCCCAAGACTCCGATCAGAACACCTCCAGGAGAGCCTGAAACGATTAATGCTTGGGAATTAATGGAAGGTCTTGAAGATATTAGCCCTTTCAGGTCACCCATTCACGTTCGAAGCTTCTCCTTTGATATTGTTCGAGATCCAAATCCAATGCCCACTTCTCCTTTAAATCGTCCCAAATCACGGTTTCAAGAGAATAACGTTTCGGCTTCGCCCAAGCCCATGTGGCTTCATTTGTCAAACAAAGAAGACttgaattcaaattcaaattctgGAGTTACTGAATTTGATCCTGAAATCATCTCCAGTTTCAGAAAATCGCTTGAGGAGCTCTCCCCAGATCATGAAAAGCATCTGGGCACGGCTGGAAACGACTTGTCAATGGATACAGAGATGGAAAACGACACATTTGAAGATAAAAAATGGCCATCGTACGACAAAGTTAAAGAGAAGCTAATTCTCTACTTCACGAGCCTACGAGGGGTTAGGAAGACGTACGAGGATTGCTGCAATGTGAGGGTGATCCTAAAAAGCCTCGGTGTAAGGGTAGATGAGCGCGATGTTTCAATGCATTCGGGGTTCAAAGATGAGCTTAAAGAGCTTTTGAAAGATGGCTTCCATGGAGGTGGTTTGCCAAGAGTGTTTATGGGGAACAAATACATTGGTGGAGCTGATGAAATCAGAAGATTAAACGAGGATGGTCAGCTAGAAAAGTTGCTCGAATGCTGTGAAAAGATTGATGATGACTGCGGAGATGGTGGTGGAGCTTGTGAGGCTTGTGGGGATGTAAGGTTTGTGCCATGTGAGACATGTTCAGGGAGCTGTAAAATATACTATGAAGCAGAGGAAGAAGAACAACAAGAACAAGAAGATTATGGGTTTCAGCGTTGTCCTGATTGTAATGAGAATGGCCTTGTACGCTGTCCCATTTGTTGTGATTAG